One Argentina anserina chromosome 6, drPotAnse1.1, whole genome shotgun sequence genomic window, ACTGAGCTGCCTCACCTCTTCACCATCGTCAAAGACTGATAAGCAAACTGGGCACTCGGTCCCGATTTCCTTGACGTGCGCGTCCTTCTGGTACTTGAGGTCGGAAATAACCTCTGGCCGTGTGTGAGCCAGGTCTGCGGTTGAGgtggtggagctccggcgcgGTCTATGGCGGAAGAGGTTGGGAGGGCACTTGATGGCGAAGAAGACCGCGTAGATTAAGGCGGGAACGGTGATGACAGCTAGGAGGCCGAGGATGAACTCGAGGGCGGAGAAGTCGACGCTGCGAGGCGGCGCAGGGAAGGGCGGGGGTGGTTTGTTGAGGATGGCCGGTGAGCTCTCCATGACAGGAAAGAGAAAGGGAGAGAGGAATCGAAAGAGTGTGGGTGAATAGAAGAAGTGGGTGAGAGAGGTTTTGGATTCTTATTTAAGTTTTTGGTGTGGGCTGTGTTCGTGCCTTCGTGGTGGTGTTTTGTTTGGAAGTTttggaaaacaaaattattgCCCTTGCATGTGGGGTTTGAAGACAAGTTTAGATTAATGTTGTGATGGCTCCATGTTTTACTGCAGGTTATAATCGTGATATAATCATATAAATTGTTGAAGACGATGATAGAATCTGTGTTGGTAAATtacagttttttgtttttacgcTATGCATGTTTTGATCTTCATAACGTTAAAAAGATCATCCAATGTGGTAAAAGCACGTGATGTTATTTGCTTATTTTAGCTACTAGGGTTGGAGGAGCCTATGATGAAGAACATTGCCGCTGCTCAAGTGAAAGAAAGAGACATAAAGAGAACATGTCCCCTAGTTTTGGGATATTTGTGGGTTGCAACTATGAGTAGGGACAGCTCAATCATATGTTACCATTTCATATTAAGCGGTGCTGAATTTGTGACGTTACATATTCAAATCTCATATGATGTATATAGTTACACCGTTACGAATATTGAAGTTATCGATATGTTTTTATCTTAATTTTGACAACATtgatataaaagaaaagcaGAAATAGTATATGTCTGATGTATGATGTatagattgtagtatgattcCATGTTGAAAGTTTATCCCATATCTCGAAACTCAAAACTTCAAACGAGAATGACTTCATAAGTTCATATCTCCCATCACTCCCATGTAACTGTTTGGatcaaaattagaaaacacTGAAAAGAAACATAAAGGAGAACAATGGCCTAGGCAAAGAAGGACCCGAAGTACATACAATATTGACAAAGCATTTACACTAAGGCCCATTCTTCCTTTAACCAAAGGCCCACTCAGTATGGCTTAACTTGGAAGTGAAGCCATCAAGGTCTATGAATATGATTGCAAGTACGTTCAGCTTCAAAAATCAGATATCGATCTGTCGAGCTCCCCGAATTCTGAATTTGGTACTAGGCTACTAGAACAACATGTGGCAGTGGAGGTTGAGAGAATGAGTTGGGATCGGGATAAGCTATAGGCTCCGTCCTCTCTACCGTAACATGTTGGCGCCGAGGCATAATATCAGTGCGGCATAAGGGGCAATTAGTGTGCGAGTTCAGCCACATATCAATGCAGCCCACATGAAACAAGTGCATGCATTCCGGCAGCACCCGGATCGGCTCACCGTCAGCGAAGTCGCATAAGCACACGGTGCACATTCCCTCTCTATGTTCCTTTGTGTATCTGTAAGTCGGGATCAAATGAGAAGGAAAAGTGCTTCTGGAAATGGACATAGTCATGTTGTCGTTGGTAGTCGGAAGCACTTCGGTTTGTTCGCTCCGTAGTGCAGTTGATATGCGGCTTTGGACGAAACAACAGTTGTTAACTAGGAAATAGTGTGTTGCAACGATGATGGCTCCGGCTGCGACACCGAGAAGGCCGATGATCAACGGGCTGGAGAAGAAATGTCGTGGTGGTTCGTCCATCGTTGAAGGATCAAGAGAGCGAATATCGGTGAGTTGGAGGTTGTGGCTATGGCTGTGAAAGAATTAGGAGAGGTAAAAATTGGGTATGATTGATAACTAGACTATTTGTCTTTGACAGTGTTAACAAAACAAAGGCTTTTCCTTAACGTAGGTGATACGCAGAAAGAAATTGACTTtgttaattataatttgggtggCAATTGTGTTTGGATCAGTATGATCAAGGTAGCAGTCAACTGTACATGTAGAGAGTCAACCTATGAAGATGACGTCTTCTAAATTCCAATACTGAACAAAAGCCCTAATCAAATCAACTTAGAAAAGTATGGAATTAACTAACAGCACGTACCTTAACTGTAACATGCAGCTGGTATTGCTTGTGAAAAATACAAGTTTGAGGTCATTAGTAAGACCCATTTTGCATAATAGTTTTTATACCACGATCATCTAGCTAATCGTGTTTGTACGTATAAGATTTTAATTTGTTCCTATcgttatttatattttctcaattatttgTAATATTTACtacaatttattaatttttcatAGTTAGCTTGGTTTTATGACATGTCAAATAACTAGATGTGGCCTAAGTACctgaatattttttttagtgatcaaaatttgaaaattgcCTACATACCAACTAAATGGCaaggaaacaaaattaaaattgtaCTATTGGGCCTAAGTAGATTAATTCCTTAAGATCATGTGCAATCATCACGTACATTTCTAACTTCTAAAGGAAACTTGACTAAAAAAAATCTCCAACTATCGTTCATTATAAATATTACTTAATATTTagaaactatcacattattacttcaattttttttaattcaacatatatttAGCTCATTCCGTCCATTAAAACAACATTAGTGGTTTCATTTCCCACCAATTTTGAGTTACGGTAGTTTGTTCTCTTCAATTCACTCTAATTTCAAGTGATGTGCTTTAATTAGTGAATCAATATATTGGTGCCAAAAACCGTGTTTATCCCTAAACAAGTTATATTACCACAAAAAAACAAGTCCTTAAAGCAATATATTAAAAACGGGTTAAATCAATACATCTCATTTCATAGTTTCCGCATCTCTAAatacatatttctttgggGTCGACATTATGGCACATCACTACTATACTACATGCTACATATATTTCTCCACATATTAATTTTGGATAGGGTATCAACTTTATTTAAACAAATGAAACTCAATCCACTGATTAACTACATTTAAATTCgagttttttttaagttgGCCGGCTTATGGCCCCCGGCCTTATGGCATATACATTCACCAGATTGGAGGCATTACAATCCATCTCTCACATAAACCCTCCATTTGTTTCCACTAAAACGCAAACAAACGTATCAGTGGTATCACTTATTATCACAAAGGATACCAGACATCTGTAATCTATACCTTATTCACGCTATAGAAATATACTTGATATAATCCTATTCCATCACATGTGAATATCTCCTAAGCACATCGGAAAAGAGAAACAATAATAAAAAGATGGTTTgacatttgttttgtttgtagTCTTGTACTAGTAGACTAGTGATTCCCACTCGAAGTGTCATAACCAAGTGCTCACTTGGCAAGTTTGGGTTGATTCATTTAATTAGCTCCTGAGAAAATTCTatggtgcagcgctgcatGCGTAATGCGCTCTTAATTCACCGTCCATACACCCTACATACCCCACGTGCATTTCAAGACACCCTCTATCCACTATCTGATTCGGTATGTATGGTATGCAACGCTGCACCATAGACGAATCCCTTATTTTATACCCAACTTCCCAATCTTATGCGCACTAGTACTAAGAACTTCCCAATCCACGATTTGATTCCAACCAACTCAAAGAATCAAAGTCTCTCAACAAGATGGTTGAACTAACTTGTTGCTTTTCCATGTGTAAAAAGGTTTGCTCTTTTAGATCTGTGGAATCGAGTAGGATCCCAAATGccaccaatcaattcctatttTTCAAGACCCCtttcttatatttttatacCATTTCAACCCGCTTTCAAGTTCTCACCCTATCTATCTTATACAGTTTCGGACAATAATTTCCTTCTCACGATCATCACTAATTTACTACGTACGCCAAATCCAAATTCACTCCCTCTTTCTTATtgtcttgaaaaaaaaaaagctactGGATgtccttttatttatttttttagtcaCATAATTAGCTAGCGTTCTGTCTGCAAGACGTGTCTAAATTGTAAGGAATCAATTTAGGGGATATCATATGTTATCACTTTGATTAGCAGCCGCCTGATTACAACAAAAATGCTGGCGACATTGGTGACGCATGGCATCACAACTGGAACATTATCACTAACTATAATATACTCTCAACTTCTCATACACATGATATACATGTCTCAAATATGATAATGTATGGTCATGtcaaaaaaaatgataatgtATGGTGCTACACATTTTACATGTTTCGATTCACAAATGATAATGCGACCATTTTACGCGTTCATGAACTTACAAACTCGTTCATGTTTCCAATCGTCCTTAAAGAATACTATCGTACATTTAGCTAATTAATTAACTTCGAATAGGGTTATAAGTAGACTCAGACCGCTCGTGTTCGACTTATTTTTAGCTCATTCGGTTTAAGTTTGTAAAGTTAAATGAGCCGAACTTAACTTAATATTAAGCTTGACTTTGAAAATGAGATAAGATTGAACAATAAGTATTCGGCTCACTCGTTTAGCTCGCGAGTTAGCTTAGACTCGTTAAAAGTTCGGCccgtttattaattaagtttgatttattaatttttataatatatataacgtataatttttatatgaaaaataatattaaaaatatgatATTAGTTCGAAAGAGCTAAAAAGTTTTTTTCtagaataattagttaaagactttaagttcaatattgagtttgatttgttattttttattttattacaaataaaataaattttgtgtgATATTATGAcatcatattttgaatttttttttaatttcttaattttaaaattttaatttcatatgaaGCGGTTCAACCTCGTCTAATAATTTGAGCTGACCCGAACTCAACTCGAATTTTTTCAAGTCGAgccgaacttaaacataaagaacaaaaattaaattttaatatgGCTCGAGCTCGATCGAATGAAAACGAGCCAAATATGAACAACCTAGTATTTGGCTcagctcggctcatttacacCCCTAATCTCCAAAAATATAACCTATGGGAAAATAATATCTTGAACTTTAATTTACTGATACGACTAACCCTACTGCATGCAAATCCCTAATATGATTTTACAGTAAATGCTGCTAACTCGTAGAGATTATATGGCGGGTCAGTAATTAATTAACAAGATTAACCAtcccaaaccaaaacaaaacccaTGTACGTTGCCATGTTGGCCAGCTGGTGatgcttttggtttttcttggtcTGTTCCCCAGTGGAGATTTCCAACAGAGATAGACCAGGTCAGATGAATCCAGATATGGTTCGATTATGATAAGCAAGAGAGGAATGCCTGGCTGCCTCCCTCTATAACACAATAATCAGAGTGCCACGTGCACCCATCTTCCTCGTACGTACGTGTCCCGAAAGGTACTGTATACATGCTGCTAGCTACTAGGTAAGTTCGATTCTGAGGTTTCAAGATTCAGAACAAAACCCAGGCCATATCGATCGCATACATATACTATATGAAGGTGATATCTGAGGCATGTATATCTGCGCTTTAATCATTTATTCTAGGAAACCAGTATTCTATAAACAAGTGGGAAAGAAACTGCCGAAGATTCCTGAGCTCGCTTCTGTTTCATTCCCGCTGCGAATATTATTATAAAAAGCGTCGGCTGGCTATGCTTCGATCTGTTTTTAGATTTAAATACTCAATCAGTGGCTGGCCGGAAGGTGTTTATCCTAATGAGAATGCACTTTACTTAATTTGCTCTTAATTTTCCCAGgaacatatatatgttaattaagGATCTAGCTAGAATTACAACTACAAGAGATATATAATTTAAGTAAAAATGATGATCTACTGAAACAAGGTTATGTTATTATTCAATTCTCTTCGACTTGCTTCTATGCACACAAAATTTCCCAGCCGATATTATTCTAAACTCCAAAGTGTCTTTTTATTGGAATGGTCAAAATATGAGTTTGATTAAAATGTTAGATTTTGTGATTATAGAACGATGGAAGACTGTAAATCATTcatcaaaatttaaattattttaaatgatCTGGATACCTAGCTCATCTACACAcatttatagaaaaaaaaattgaaaatcaaatcatcaaatggGCATCAGAGTTTGTTCTTCTTCACTTAAATAAATTATGTCATTTCCACAGGTGTAATCAGAAAAGGAATTGTATATTAATGCCGTATGATAATTAATTGGATGTGCGAGTATCAAATTTCCAAAACAGATCGAGGGAACAGAAATATAATTTGTGGGGAGCAGATATGCAATAAGAGGAAACTTTGTTGTCGGCATCAGCTAGCGGCCTTTAAACTTAATGGACCATGAAGACAAAatttaaagacaaaaaaaCTAGCTAATTATGGACTAATTTTATTAGATTTGAATCCCCCATTAGGGCTAAGCAGAGAGAGCTTTAGCAATAGCTACTGatgaattataaaaaaaaaatagcataGCATAAGTTAATTGTGCAGTTTTATATGCTAATAATTGAACTTGCAGAACTTGTTCCACATGGCTTTGTTCATTCAAttcctctttcttttttgataaTGCTTTGTTCATTCGTTGCCTTTCAATATTTAACGAATAAGATGATCGCATAGATCACATCTTTTGTTAACATGAACCCTTTCAAAAAGTTCTTAAATCTTCGACATCCACCGCAACTATCAACATTATTTAAAAAAGCAGTTCCACTTTTTCTCATTGGTGGAATTTGATTGTTAATTAGGGTTTCAAGGTAAGTGGAGAAGGGAGCTGGGTCCCTTATGAAGTTATGATACGACTGCTGATAGCCACAGCCACCATACATTATTAGACTCAAAGAAGAGTGGACGACACTTACTTCTTCAAGCTTAACTAGCTATAGCTTTAATAATGTAGGAACAAATTAACCAGGCTTCAATTCAGCACCACAGTTTTTTCCAGGCCAGcaatttgatgatgattttgatTCATCTTTCAACAAAACAAAGTGGCTGCATGGAAACAAGGAAAATCTGTTTCGGGAATCCTTAAAGTTGATTCAATTCTAATCGAGCaaattttgttcttcttttcctGTGCAAGTTGGTCTGCGTGATTAGTGAACTAGTGATCCTTTTAAAGCTTGTTTCAGTTTTCGGTTTAATTAGATCGACGACATGTGGCGGTGTCGGGTTTGTTTTGGGTGACATAATTGGTTCTTAGTTTCTTACCAATTTTGCTCGTTCCATATTTATGATTATGAATCACGACGTACAGTTAAGTAAAGCCATTTACATGCACATAGTATATCAATGAATCAATGATCGATGTGCGGGTGTGTGAATCAAAGCTTTGCTTGATTAAGCTTGCACTATATACATTCTCACCCTTTTATGAAAACTTCTCCCGCAATAAGGAGAGCAAACCACAAAATAGCAATATGCATGTAAGTTCATATCTATCAGATTTATCACACacgtatatatcgatcatatgAGTAATGGCAGGTAAACCACATTTTATTGGTACTGCCTATACGCATATTATGCGGCATATCTAAGACGGTAGTTCACCGAACATTTGTATCATATTACTTTCGTCTTTCACATTAATTACTGAACAATGAAATGCCACTTTCTCCAACCTTTTACATAATTGATCTCATGACTACTTAATCATCAACTGGAAATGATCTAACCTCAAATCACCATATATGAATAAATTGTCCAACTGCATGATTAAGCTCAATTACTAGTTGTATGGCATCTAGTGTAACAAACCCAAAATTTTGAACAatacaaattcaaatttttgaaGTTGggaaactctaaaataacctTAATCATTTTGAAATTATCTTACAGTAATTCAGTATTAATGATTCAGTTCAAAATTCGACTCAATCGACTAAAATAATACATCACAAATGTTTACAAACTAGTAACATATTTGcataatgtaaaattcactcattCATTACCATAACAAAAGAGGAAACTACTTTGCGACCCTCCAACAAGAAGCTCATCAAGCCTGCTAATCCCCACATTGCAGGTCTATCCCCTAAACCATCGATTGGTGCACCGGAATTGTAAATATAAACACGGTAaactttacagctcgtatgagtaaattaACATAATAAATAACTCCACAAAATAATCAATATCAACTAACCTAAATATAAAATACAATCATTGGTTCTAGTCTCTCATGAAACACTAGAACCAACAACAATAAGATAGAAATATGTCCATTCAACTCACGATACTCTACTCATGAGGTTATAACACCATATCATCATCCCCATGAATAAGTTAACAAtaaagactagagctctagttaATCATCCATACACCCGGCCAATGTGTGGTTCTGACACTTGCCTAACGCCACATAGGCCGC contains:
- the LOC126799792 gene encoding RING-H2 finger protein ATL33, which gives rise to MESSPAILNKPPPPFPAPPRSVDFSALEFILGLLAVITVPALIYAVFFAIKCPPNLFRHRPRRSSTTSTADLAHTRPEVISDLKYQKDAHVKEIGTECPVCLSVFDDGEEVRQLSMCKHSFHGTCINMWLKDHSNCPICRANIAVDRSSSNSRTAASGREHRDDLQQGLPDASAMV